Genomic DNA from Streptomyces caniferus:
CGGAGGTGAACCGCGAAATGGCACTATGGGCGTCATCTTCCAAATGTGATCTCCGCGCGAGCGGAGGTGAACCGACCAGGTCGCCGGCGCGGACGTCTCCCGGCTTGTGATCTCCGCGCGAGCGGAGGTGAACCGCTGGCCCGGTACAGGGGGTCTTGCATGGTGCCGTGATCTCCGCGCGAGCGGAGGTGAACCGCGTCTGGTTGCCGAGGGGTGTGACAGGTACCAGTCCTCTCCGCGCAGGCGGAGGTGAACCGGTGCGGCGCCCGATGCTCCCCGGGGAGAAGACATGGTCTCCGCGCAGGCGGAAGGGAAAACTGCTGGACGCCGTCGGGATACTGCCGTCATGGCCGTCACCAAGCAACTTGCCCGCATCTCGGTGGAGTATCTCGCCGACTGCCGCCAGTCAGCCAGCGAATCGCCGGATGGAGATCCCCACTGGGATCCACAGCCGGCGGACGTCTTGGACCTGGACTGGGCACCAATCTTGCTGGAACGGGCCTGCGAACTGGCGGGACTCGACGACGTCCACCTGAACGCCCTGCGGCAGGCCACCGACGGCGACTCGGCGATCGACCTGGGCTTCCTCAACACACACCCGCATGCCATCGGCCCCTTCGGACCTGCTCCCACGGCCCTTTCAGCAGCTCAAGCCGCCCACGTCTCCGAACTGCTCGTGCATATGAACATGCCGGCCATACTGGCCGCCCTGCCGGCCGACGA
This window encodes:
- a CDS encoding DUF1877 domain-containing protein, which encodes MAVTKQLARISVEYLADCRQSASESPDGDPHWDPQPADVLDLDWAPILLERACELAGLDDVHLNALRQATDGDSAIDLGFLNTHPHAIGPFGPAPTALSAAQAAHVSELLVHMNMPAILAALPADDTQTASLIGYGADKIAGDPRKYLLKHFNALREFYLEASQRHLLIVLWWD